A stretch of Desulfonatronum thioautotrophicum DNA encodes these proteins:
- a CDS encoding helix-turn-helix domain-containing protein, which produces MPQQLAARGFQKTEIAQRLGVSRRAVYYLLHSPKE; this is translated from the coding sequence ATCCCGCAGCAGCTCGCGGCCAGGGGATTTCAAAAGACCGAGATCGCCCAACGCCTGGGTGTCTCACGCAGGGCCGTATACTACCTCCTCCACTCTCCGAAAGAATGA